The following coding sequences lie in one Zingiber officinale cultivar Zhangliang chromosome 2B, Zo_v1.1, whole genome shotgun sequence genomic window:
- the LOC122047980 gene encoding PAN domain-containing protein At5g03700-like, which yields MAAGMRLPVPSSILLLLYFTIASGFASAASNQIHRGFSAAHDPSSYSQFQPLLADPTGVFALGFLRTELSNLDLAVLHVSSSSALWRASVSRRVRWDASVSLYFNGCLVLSDDEKGVLWSTAPVDSGDWVVLLNSSNIQVQKQVAESVVVLWQSFDFPSDTLVQGQNFSSVSDLSSRDRRFSMKLGESYFALYMDLPGGAPPIMYWKHSVLEAKAQIVPGGGAIYAQVGEGFLGMYQTETAPVDVLPFNTFNRRITGLRRLTLESDGNLRAYYWNGSIWNEDLRAIADLCEIPTSCGAYGLCNSADGGCGCLREEGECPPAVVGDFCAAGSNVFGVLRRQGVDLANDELTRHRKVASLEQCEDSCERNCSCWGAIYHNLSGYCYRLDYPITLVAANERKVGYFKVRVSGSGRRTVKKAMLAVGSVLFAGAVAVAGYGVWKRRRGRRPVAYTDLNSASSQLIELSSTSNNGEQESQFG from the coding sequence ATGGCGGCCGGAATGCGACTCCCagttccttcttccatccttctGTTGCTTTACTTCACGATAGCGTCTGGGTTCGCGTCCGCCGCGTCTAATCAGATCCACAGAGGATTCTCCGCCGCCCACGACCCTTCCTCCTACTCCCAGTTCCAGCCCCTTCTTGCCGATCCCACCGGCGTCTTCGCCCTCGGCTTCCTCCGCACCGAGCTCTCGAATCTCGACCTCGCCGTCCTCCACGTTTCGTCCTCCTCGGCGCTCTGGCGCGCTTCCGTGTCGAGGCGCGTACGCTGGGACGCCTCCGTTTCCCTATATTTCAACGGATGCCTCGTCCTGTCCGACGACGAAAAAGGGGTGCTCTGGTCGACTGCTCCGGTCGATTCTGGAGACTGGGTGGTTCTCCTCAACTCGTCGAATATCCAGGTGCAGAAGCAGGTGGCGGAATCCGTCGTGGTTCTTTGGCAGAGCTTCGATTTTCCGTCCGATACACTCGTCCAAGGTCAAAACTTTTCCTCGGTTAGCGATCTTTCCTCTAGGGATCGAAGGTTCTCGATGAAATTGGGGGAGAGCTACTTCGCTCTTTACATGGATTTACCCGGTGGAGCGCCGCCGATTATGTACTGGAAGCACAGCGTCTTGGAAGCCAAGGCTCAGATCGTCCCCGGCGGGGGAGCGATTTACGCGCAGGTGGGCGAGGGGTTTTTAGGGATGTACCAAACCGAGACGGCCCCCGTCGACGTGCTCCCCTTCAACACCTTCAATCGGCGAATCACCGGGCTGCGCCGCCTGACTCTGGAATCCGACGGCAACCTCCGCGCTTACTACTGGAACGGCTCCATCTGGAACGAGGATCTCCGGGCGATCGCCGACCTCTGCGAGATCCCGACATCCTGCGGCGCCTATGGGCTCTGCAACTCGGCCGATGGCGGCTGCGGCTGCCTAAGGGAGGAGGGAGAATGCCCGCCGGCCGTCGTCGGTGACTTTTGCGCCGCCGGATCGAACGTGTTCGGCGTCCTGAGAAGGCAGGGCGTCGACCTGGCGAACGACGAACTGACACGGCATCGAAAAGTGGCGTCTTTGGAGCAGTGCGAAGACTCTTGTGAGCGGAACTGCAGTTGCTGGGGCGCAATCTACCACAACTTGTCGGGGTACTGCTATCGACTGGACTACCCGATCACTCTAGTGGCGGCGAACGAGAGGAAGGTGGGGTATTTCAAGGTGAGGGTGAGCGGCAGCGGCCGAAGGACAGTGAAGAAGGCGATGCTGGCGGTGGGTAGCGTTTTGTTCGCAGGAGCGGTGGCGGTTGCTGGATACGGTGTGTGGAAGCGGCGGCGAGGGCGGAGGCCGGTGGCGTACACGGATCTCAATTCGGCATCGTCTCAATTGATTGAGCTCTCCAGCACGTCCAACAATGGCGAACAAGAATCTCAATTCGGTTAG